ACGTACTGCGGTGGTAAGATAGTCCCAAACTAGTTTGCGCACCATTGCCGAGAGGGTTCCAACAAATACGCCCGCTTGAACTTCAAGCATCCAGCGCGAAAGTTCACCGCGTAGGCTAATTGAGACCCGCTCAAGGATAATAACCGTCATTCGCTTGCTCCTCCTTCCGCCCAATTTATTCCACCTTCAACGGCTTCATGTTCAGGGTCCCAGAGATCGCTCGGGGCTGCACTATCAACATCATAGAGCGAATTTGCAGGGACTACCCCAATATCAAGCACCTGATCAATATCGTTGATGATGGTTTTGAGCAAGCGTTGTTCTTTAAAGCGATCCCGTAAGGTTCTTCGTACCCGTGATTCCATCCCATCAAGACCTTCTTTGACTGCTTGGAAGGCTGCGGGAATGGTAATATTCGCTTTATACAAGTCGGCAATATCATAGACAAATGATAGGAGTTTACCAGTATGGATAAACCCAAGCCCGGTTGAGTAGCCCGCTGCGACAATCGCGGCATGGGAAATACCATATAAGCAGCTATTTGCCGCTGATAATGCTCGATTAATCGGATCAGCCGATTGCCAATCATCACGTTTATAGGTGCGTCCATGCCATTCGACACCCGTTTCACGACTGGCCTTGGCATAGGCCTCACGAACGCGGATACCTTCTTTCCCGCGAATTTGACGCAAATTCAGGTTTGCGTCAAGGGATTCTTGAAACCGAAAGCTATACATATTGCGCACAACCTTAAGCCGCAATCCTTCGTCAACATAGAGCCGCGTTTGATGTAATAGACGTTGTGCCGACCGCGTTTCACCCAATCCTTGGGCATACATGCGCACGCCACCTTCACCTGTCCATAAAACGCTGCAGCCATAATCGGTTAATGTTTTGATCGCAGCGTGGGTGATCGTTGTGCCTGGCCCAAGCAATAAGAGCGCGAGTGCCGCACAGGGTACTGCCGTTTTGCCATTCAAATCATGCAAGGCAATCGCTTTGCCATCCTGATCAATCCGACAGCGATCAACATATAAATACGACCAACTATCCCGCATTTTTGGCAGCATTTGGAGATTCATGCCGCTCATGAACGACTCCCGAGCGTAGCAATCGAGAGCAGGCCAAAACCATAGGCTTTGCCTTTGCCAATCCCGTGTTCGAGTGCCTGCCGAAACCGTGCAAGATCGGTGATGCGTAAAATACCTTCAAAGGTTGCCGCTCCAAATGTCAGACGATGTTCCTGATCGCGACCATGGCTAGTTGGTTGGGGTAGAATCTGAACTGCTGGGATGGTTGGTTGGTTGGGAGTTGGTTGGATTCGAAACCCATGATTGTTCGCTTGGCGCATAAGCCATTCCATTCGATCGTGATCTGTGCGCAAATCAACTTGTTTTTTTTGCCAACGTTCCGATTCATCTAGGTTACGCGCACTAATCCGCTTGGTTGGATTGGCACGTAAACGAAAAAAATAATCGGTTACTTGATCGAGATTTCCATATTCTTGATCAATGGTTCGCACTGCGGGATTCCCCCGTTCATCGGGAGCCGAACCCAGCCAGCCCGACGGAATGCGCGACCAATCTGGTAGGGTTGTCGATTGAACCAGTAAGCGGACTTGTTGCTGATCCGCCAGTACCGATTCGAGCCGAAAAAGCACGCCAAAGAATGCCCGTGCATGGTCAGTACCCGCAGGCAATTGTGGAAACCCACGCAAGGCCAGTGTATGCAGCGCATGACAATTGCTTAAGCGTGTTTGGACATCACGCTCAGTTGCATTCAATATAATGCGTGAAAGATACACCATTATTAACCCTCCAACGTATTAATCTCTGCTACGCCAGTTGCTATGCTAATGGTCTGAATAGTACGAGCTGCAAAACGGCGAGCCTTGGGATTCCAAATTTGATCGTATTGGCGATTTCCCTCATGTGGCAGGCATTCAACAATGCAACGAGCGTGTGGTTGGTTGTGATTGGGCCAACTGGAATGCTTGGCATCGCTCAATGCAGTTATAAGATCAGGATAATCGCCAACGCCGGCATAGACTGGTTCACTCGGGACACAGGCTTTGCGCCCTAAATAGATGGGGTAAATTGGATGTTGGACTGCCCAAGCTAGCTCCTCGATAAGCTCTGATTCACCTTGCAGGACAACCAAAAATGCGGCATCAACCAAATAATGGCGATAAGAAACATCTGTTTCACGTTTAATCTCGCCTTTAGCATTGAGCACACCGCTTGGTAAACCATCGGCTAGTTTTACCCCACCCGTTGTATGATAATCAATCAAACGTGTACCCTGCTGATCAACCCTTACTCCCATGCGTAACTTATCGGATAATGTTCGTAAGCGATCATCACGTCGATCAAGCCCAAGGGCGCAACCAATTAAGCCGATGACAGCAGATTTGGTTGGTTCGGCAGCCGTATCACGTTGCTCCCAGTGGGCACGTAAACCCCAGGCTTGGAACGGCGCTTTAAGCTGTAAAAAAAGGCTATTGATCATCCTAGACCTCGCGTTGTGGCAGCATCGTCCGCAACCAATTTCCGAGGCTACTCACCGTTTCAAAGGCTTGAATTGGTGTCGTTTCCAGTGCTGGAAGGGTAAAACAGGCCCGTTGCCCTTGGAGTTCATATTTGGTTTGAATTTGGTTGGCATAATATAAGAGGGCTTGAATTGACAAGGTTAACAGCGATTTTGGTTCTTGTGGCTGGGGAATATAGTGGTGGGCGCGATTCAGCTGGATGGGTTGGACAAACGCGTTGGCATAGCTGACGGGAATTGTTCGGTCAAGCACTTCGACTAGGATAAAATCGGCTAAATTATGGGCTGCAAAGCTATTTTGCTTGCCCGATGGAATTGCGGTCATCGCTGCCTGCAATAAGGCCAAGACCGCCTTCGTGGCCAATTCATAATCATTGTGCAGATTTTTAAGCAGGCCTTCCCAATGAATATTAATATATTTATAGTAGGTAGCACTATTGAAGGCAACTTCGCCAAGCATACCGGCCCCCGATTCGCCTGAGCGATCATCAACTGCAGTAAAAAAATCGTATTCTGTTTCAACTTTATGCGTCGAAAAGGCATGGGCAACCTGCACCGCTGCCTCAATATCCTTGAACGGACTTGAGGTGGTCATCCGACCAAACATCGCAATATCAACCGAATGTGGCTCAAACAAGCCACCTTTTTTCTTAATCTCAGCAATCAGATCATTACTGGTTAACCCTGCAAATCCAGTTGCACCCAGTTCGTAATATTTTTCGACTAACCATGAGCTAAGCCGCTCAACTTCGCCAGTCGAAAGGAACATCAATTGGGCGGTTTTATGGGCTTCATTCTTTTGGGTATCAGTACCCTTGCCCTTCTTGCCCTTAGGTTTTTCTTCGCCTTCGCTGCCGTCAGCCCCTGCTGATTTGGTCTCTTTTTTGCCAAGCGATTCAACAAACCGAACAATCTGCTGTTCGGCTTCAGCATCGACTTCATGGTGCTGTTGCAATGCTTGACGAACCCACTCGGGGAGTAACTGAGTGCGCGTAGCTAAAACATCAGCGCTAAAGGCCTCGCGAAATGGTTGATGCCAACGCATACTCCGTTTCTCAGCTTGGCTGGAGATTCGCGAACGCCGCACCCCACCAATGATCGTATCTTTGGGATCACCATTATCGTCGCGATTAAGATTCGATGGCGCATGGTTTTGAATTAAATGGAAGGCAATTAACATCATTCAACTCCTTAATTGATAGAGCGGTACTTATTTTTTGTAGTAGTGTTCGGCCCAGCGACGTTGGATATAACGATCCTGATGGTCCCACTTTTGGAGATCGTCGAGCAGTTGCGACCAATTAATCATAATTTGGCGTGATGCCAACAGGCGCACGATTTGGCGCAGGCGAAATGGCAATTGTTCGCGATCCGCATCGAGCAAAGCATTAAATCGTCGATCGAGGCTTCCGGTTTGATTGTTGCGCTGCTCGCGTTCTTTGCGTAAGGCCGCCCCAAAGCTTTCCTTAGGATTTAATGGTTGGGCCGCCCGAGACTCGTGCTGTTGCTCACGTGGTAGGCGTGTTCCAATTGAAAAGAGGGTGGCAACCAAAAAGTAATCATCATAGGCGTAATCGGGCACGCCATGAGGCAACATTCGAAAAAAAACATCGTAAACGTTGCGAGCCTCGCCATAACTCTGGCCAGCATTGCGTTTCAAACGTGCTCGTCCGCCAGCATCAAGTTGCCAGAGTTGGTTCATAAATTCGAGCGTGTAACTCATGGTTTGGCTCCTTGCCTTGGATTCACCAGCGTCACATAATATTTAGCTTGGAAGGCATTGCGGGCCTCGGTACTCCGTCGTAAGCAATCAGCTCGATCGCCCACTTGGGCTAATCCATAATCAAGTTGTTGGAGTGCAACAGCTCGGATTGTCTCGACCCAACGTTTTTGATGCACCTCTGGCTCTTGAACGGCGGCACTTTGCTCAACAAAGGCCAAAAAATGCTGACCAAGCTCATGCCAGTACCGCTCAAGCATCCGATCATGAATGGTTTGATAACGATGCCGCTTGCTATTTTGCGCTTGATCAAGATGTTGGAAAAACGATGTGCTGAGCAATTTGGCACAGATTGTTGCTTGATCGAGTGCTTCACGCACTGCTTGACGACCAACAGGATTTTCAAGCAATCTCGCTGGTACAGACAAGGCCTCATCCATCCATGCTAAAACCTTAGCTTTACCATCAGTTTTCATCCCAATACAACGAAACCAGATTGTTTGGCTAAAATCACTGTTATTGACCAACTCGCGGTATTGATCGACGACTGCGGGGATTTGGCGTACCCCATCAATCGGTTCATTCAAGAATAGGGTTGAATATTCGCGCCAAGCGGCCTTGCCAATACTCATATGCAGTGATTTATAGGTTTTATCGGCCCCGATGTAGTAACCAACAAAGGGATCTTGCCAGCGTTCACTAGCTTTGATTGGGTATGCACCAGGCTTCCAGTACATCTCACGAACAGCAAGTGCCGTAAACTCGCCGCAACGGCTACAATGATTATGATAGGTGATCGGAAAAAGCCGCACACGCCGAGCAGGAAAGAGTAGACTTTCGACGTAGCCGATCTGGTGCTGTTCTTTTTTCTCTTCAATTAGCCCATCGCCAGTCCATGGCGCAACTTGGGCACGACTTTGTGAAACCTGACGCGGCAGATGACTATGCTGATTGATCAAACTTAAACTAAGGCTTTCAAACAGGTTTTGGCCAATCGGAAAGGTATAAATTGGCGGGTCACCATTAATCGAAGCTCGCCAACCGCTACCACCATTTTGGGCAAAGGCTGGGTACATCGCCAAACCTGCAGTACAACAGGCGGGGCACAGATAAAAATCATCGTTGAGCACATGCTTAAACAAGGCTCGATTGGTTTCCGACGGAATCTCAGGAAAGAGATAAGCAATCGTTTTGATTGGCAAACTTGTGGCTGCTGATTTCTTAGCCTTGGCCACAGGTGCAGGTGGTAAATGGGCATTAATCGCCACATCGCTGGTCTGAAGAAACGGCAGTGCTGGGTCGAAAATATCAAAGCGGGTGGCATAGTGTTGAGCAAATGGATCGAGCTGTTTACGATCAAACGCTCCTCGTTCGATAAGCTCGATCACGTCGGCCAATTCTTGGGGTTGGTGGATAAAGTGCAGAATGGCGATTAATAACCGATTGGTTGCTCCAACGACTAACGGTGAATCATCAATCAAGCTATACAACTCGTGTGCCTTAGTTAGAACCTGTTCGATACTGAGTAGGGCGCTTTCGCCATTAAGCCGCTGACACCGAATCCATGGCTCTGACCAACAATTAAATGTAAAGGTAGTCATTCACGCTCACCTCCTTGATAATCAATGACCAAACCCAAATCAGGATCAAGCCGCACACTCGGATCAATCAAGGCTTGTCCATTTGGATGCAGGAATAACGGAATAAGATATTTGATGCTGACTGGCAGCTTCTTCCAGGGCCAGCGTTGATTGCGTAATCGCGTGAGGAGCCAAGCAGGGTGACTG
This region of Herpetosiphon gulosus genomic DNA includes:
- the cas5e gene encoding type I-E CRISPR-associated protein Cas5/CasD yields the protein MINSLFLQLKAPFQAWGLRAHWEQRDTAAEPTKSAVIGLIGCALGLDRRDDRLRTLSDKLRMGVRVDQQGTRLIDYHTTGGVKLADGLPSGVLNAKGEIKRETDVSYRHYLVDAAFLVVLQGESELIEELAWAVQHPIYPIYLGRKACVPSEPVYAGVGDYPDLITALSDAKHSSWPNHNQPHARCIVECLPHEGNRQYDQIWNPKARRFAARTIQTISIATGVAEINTLEG
- the cas6e gene encoding type I-E CRISPR-associated protein Cas6/Cse3/CasE encodes the protein MVYLSRIILNATERDVQTRLSNCHALHTLALRGFPQLPAGTDHARAFFGVLFRLESVLADQQQVRLLVQSTTLPDWSRIPSGWLGSAPDERGNPAVRTIDQEYGNLDQVTDYFFRLRANPTKRISARNLDESERWQKKQVDLRTDHDRMEWLMRQANNHGFRIQPTPNQPTIPAVQILPQPTSHGRDQEHRLTFGAATFEGILRITDLARFRQALEHGIGKGKAYGFGLLSIATLGSRS
- the cas7e gene encoding type I-E CRISPR-associated protein Cas7/Cse4/CasC; its protein translation is MMLIAFHLIQNHAPSNLNRDDNGDPKDTIIGGVRRSRISSQAEKRSMRWHQPFREAFSADVLATRTQLLPEWVRQALQQHHEVDAEAEQQIVRFVESLGKKETKSAGADGSEGEEKPKGKKGKGTDTQKNEAHKTAQLMFLSTGEVERLSSWLVEKYYELGATGFAGLTSNDLIAEIKKKGGLFEPHSVDIAMFGRMTTSSPFKDIEAAVQVAHAFSTHKVETEYDFFTAVDDRSGESGAGMLGEVAFNSATYYKYINIHWEGLLKNLHNDYELATKAVLALLQAAMTAIPSGKQNSFAAHNLADFILVEVLDRTIPVSYANAFVQPIQLNRAHHYIPQPQEPKSLLTLSIQALLYYANQIQTKYELQGQRACFTLPALETTPIQAFETVSSLGNWLRTMLPQREV
- the cas2e gene encoding type I-E CRISPR-associated endoribonuclease Cas2e gives rise to the protein MTVIILERVSISLRGELSRWMLEVQAGVFVGTLSAMVRKLVWDYLTTAVRSGAGVLIYQTNTEQGFAMEFCGKTSRRLRDFDGLQLIQIPS
- the casA gene encoding type I-E CRISPR-associated protein Cse1/CasA, producing MTTFTFNCWSEPWIRCQRLNGESALLSIEQVLTKAHELYSLIDDSPLVVGATNRLLIAILHFIHQPQELADVIELIERGAFDRKQLDPFAQHYATRFDIFDPALPFLQTSDVAINAHLPPAPVAKAKKSAATSLPIKTIAYLFPEIPSETNRALFKHVLNDDFYLCPACCTAGLAMYPAFAQNGGSGWRASINGDPPIYTFPIGQNLFESLSLSLINQHSHLPRQVSQSRAQVAPWTGDGLIEEKKEQHQIGYVESLLFPARRVRLFPITYHNHCSRCGEFTALAVREMYWKPGAYPIKASERWQDPFVGYYIGADKTYKSLHMSIGKAAWREYSTLFLNEPIDGVRQIPAVVDQYRELVNNSDFSQTIWFRCIGMKTDGKAKVLAWMDEALSVPARLLENPVGRQAVREALDQATICAKLLSTSFFQHLDQAQNSKRHRYQTIHDRMLERYWHELGQHFLAFVEQSAAVQEPEVHQKRWVETIRAVALQQLDYGLAQVGDRADCLRRSTEARNAFQAKYYVTLVNPRQGAKP
- the cas1e gene encoding type I-E CRISPR-associated endonuclease Cas1e, whose protein sequence is MSGMNLQMLPKMRDSWSYLYVDRCRIDQDGKAIALHDLNGKTAVPCAALALLLLGPGTTITHAAIKTLTDYGCSVLWTGEGGVRMYAQGLGETRSAQRLLHQTRLYVDEGLRLKVVRNMYSFRFQESLDANLNLRQIRGKEGIRVREAYAKASRETGVEWHGRTYKRDDWQSADPINRALSAANSCLYGISHAAIVAAGYSTGLGFIHTGKLLSFVYDIADLYKANITIPAAFQAVKEGLDGMESRVRRTLRDRFKEQRLLKTIINDIDQVLDIGVVPANSLYDVDSAAPSDLWDPEHEAVEGGINWAEGGASE
- the casB gene encoding type I-E CRISPR-associated protein Cse2/CasB produces the protein MSYTLEFMNQLWQLDAGGRARLKRNAGQSYGEARNVYDVFFRMLPHGVPDYAYDDYFLVATLFSIGTRLPREQQHESRAAQPLNPKESFGAALRKEREQRNNQTGSLDRRFNALLDADREQLPFRLRQIVRLLASRQIMINWSQLLDDLQKWDHQDRYIQRRWAEHYYKK